The genomic segment GGCTATGTCAAGGGGAAGACCATCGTGGGAAAGCAGTATAACAAGGTCAACCTTGTGTTTTTCCCTGAGCTCATTCACATACTTCTGAAGCTCGTCGGGCCTGACGCCAAAGCTCCAGCCCTCTGTGTATACCCTCGGGTTTGCAAGGGGTGTGAAGGGGAAGGAGCTTCCTATTATGCCAATCTTAACGCCACCCTTTTCCACCACATCGTAAGGGGGAAAGACAAGGTCTCCAAAGGGCTCTTCTGTTATGTTGTAGGAGATAAACTTTGCCTTGAGCTTGTTTTTGACTATGTCAAGAAACTTTTCCTTTCCAACGGTCACATCCCAGTGGGCCACCATATAGTCAAAGCCCACATAGTTAAGCCAGTCAACCACGGCCATCCCATCAGTTTTGACCGCAATACCAGAGGTCGCCCATGTATCACCTCCATCAAGCACCAGACACCTGTCCTTGCCCCTTTCGTTAACTATGGTTTTTATAACTGTGGCAACTTGCGGTCCACCACCGGTCATGCCGTATAGCTTTGCCAGTCTTATAAAACTCACACATGAACCCATGTAGGCTTCCACAGAACCCGGCTTTATGTTGTAGAACTTCAAAAAGTCCGTGCCAGCAAGATATCCGGGAGTCCCCTTAAGGGCTTCTGGAGCAAGCAGGTTCATAGGCTCGGCAAAATACATGGGCTTGAGGTGGCCATGAAAGTCAGATATGAAGACAAGTGTAAGATTTCCATATGGCTTGAACTCCATCAGCTTTTCAAAGCTCACAGGTCTTTTTGCAAAAGCTTCTGGGGAAAAAGCCAGTGCAGAAAGAGCTAAGGCGGAGTATCCAAGGAATTCCCTCCTACTAAGGCTCATTATCAAACCTCCTTCTTCAGGAAATATTATACGGGGGCAGAGCCCCCTCTGAAGTTACTTGTTAACCGGGGAGTCGGGGTGAAGCAAGAAGGTCACTATGTTCATAACATCTTCTGGTGATAGTGCGCCGTTGCGTCCAAACCTTGGCATAGAGGAACAGGGGAAGGCGGACCAGGAGTCATAGACTATGTTGTAAACGATTTTCAGGTTCTGAATTGCTTCCGGACTGTTCATGTTCTCTTTGGTTATGTTCCACCTCTTACCATACTGATACAGGTTTGGACCCATGGTTCCACCGGGAACACCCTTCTCTATCAGGTGGCAGGCATAGCAGTTTCCACCTCTATCGGTAGGGCTATCAGAGAAACCATAGCTGGCAAACCTTCCACCCCTGGGGTTGTCCACTATCTTCTTACCCTCTTTCCAGTCCCCCCAGAACAGACCCCACTGAGGATACCTTATCTCGTTCTGACTCACCTGTATAACCTTCTGTATTGCGGGACCTGGCATGGCTTCCCTACTTGGGTATTGTGAGCATATCTTCTGAGCTTCGTCCTGTTCCACTTTCCATGCAAACCTAGGGTCTGTGGAAAGTCCGGACTTAAGCACCTGAATCACTTCTTCCTGTTTGACTGCAGGCTGTTGCTGTTTCTGAGGCTGTGCCTTCCTCTGCTGAGCTTCAACCACCGCACCTGTCAAAAGAGCGGAAACACCTGCTATAAGAAGCGCTTTTTTCATCTCTATTACCTCCCTATGCCTGGTGCTTTTATCTCTGTGCCGTTTGCTGTGCCGTAAAGGTATGTGGAGAGCGCCACCGCAAGGTCTGAATGGGGTATGAACTCGGGCCACCTCATCTGGCGGATGCATTCTGCATACCTGTAGTGCATGGTCATGGGAAGACCCCATCTCACGAGATATTTGGGGAATATGGAAACTGCCTGACCAGCCTCTCCAGGCCTGTCTGCACTCCAGAGCCTTGTGGCCCTTATTCTCACCTCCTGCTTACCGGCATGACAGGTAGCACAGTTAAAGTCCCAGGGTCCAAGTCTTGCATAGTATACCTGCTTGCCTATATCATACATCTTTTTAACCCTCGGGTCTTTGAGGTTAACGTTTATCTTCTGTCCATTGGACTCCATGGTTAGATACATGATTATGCCGTCATATTCACTCACGCAGTTACCCGTTTTGCCCCAGCACTGGCGAACAAACTTTAGAACCTGCTCCTGTGTCATACCTGCATGCTTCTGAAGACACCAGCCAACCCTCGTTTCAAGGTCCATAACCTTGCCAGCATCTGCAAAGTATCTGGGCAGCTGTGCAGCGGCTCCCTTAAAAACACCCGGACCCAGTCCAAGGTCGCATTTGTCAAGGTTATATTTCTTTATGGCATCCTTGCCTACTTCATACCATACCTCGCCTGGGTTTATGCCCTCTGCCAACATGCGGTTGAATTCCTGAACAAGTCTCATCTCTTCCTCTGGAGAGAGCTCTCCTTCAACTTGAGCAAAAGCCTTTGTAGACAAAAGGCCACCGGCGACAGCACCGGCGGTAAAAATCGCCAGAAGCAGCTTTTTTCTCATGTTATAACCTCCCTTAAGAGACCTTTATGTCTGCGGTTCTTTCCCACTTCCCGCCCTTGTTATCTTCGTAGACTATCTTGACTACCCCGCTCTCATCCGCTTTTAGAGTCAGGGCTATAAAGGGATTGGCAGACACACCTGCACCCATGTTGATGGTGCTTACCAGCTTGTCGTTGAAGAGAAGGTCAAGCTTTGTAAGGGTATGGGGAGGAATCTCCTGACCTGTTTGTGGGTCTTTCCTTGGTGGGGACATGGGATGGGTTATCACCATCTGCACCCTTACGATTTCTCCCTTCTTTGCCTCCTTCGGCACACGCAGTATGCCCGCTCCTATTGCCATATTGCACCTCCTGTATGGGATTTTGGTATTGAAAATCTAAGGGATTATCCGCATCCGCCAGCGGTAACCTTTACCTCCTTGGTTGCCATTACATAGGAGCCATCCTTCAGCTTGAGTATTGCTCTTACGTTGGAGGTCTCTCCCATCTTTATCCTGGTGGAGAAAAAGACCTGACCGTTCATGGGTGTAAAGGTCACGTCTGCTATCCATGGAACGGGGTTTTTGTCCACAAACACCCATAGCCTCTCAACCCTGTCCACAGGTATGGTGGACTCAACGGTTATGGGCACATTGGCTCCAGACTCTGCTATGGTGGGAGCGGTCAGCTTGATATCCGCCACTTCCTTAATCTGGGCAAGTTTGACTCCCAGCCTCTTCTGAAGCTCCTCCTCCAGCTTTGGAGTAGAAGCAAAGGCTGGCTGAACTGCTGGGACCAAGGTCAGCCCCATGACTGCCACTGCTGACAGTGCAAGAAACTTTCTCCTGTCCATAGTTTATACCTCCTTAGAAATTATTAACATGCCTTTATATTGTGTCTTTTGCATATTCCCTGAATAAAATTCAGTATATCACCCCTGGGCCTGTTTCCGAACAGAGCACCAAGAGTCTTATCCTGCTTGGGGTCATAGAAGACTATAGTAGGAACGCCGGGGGCTCCGAGCTTTCTCGCCCACCTGCTCCCCTCGTCGGAGGAGATGTTGAGGGATATTACAACAAAGTTTTCCAGTTTCTTCTGCACATCCTCCTGATTGAGGACAAACTCCTCCATCTGGGCACAGTAGGGACAATAGTTGCTGTAGAAATAGAAGGCAACAAGCTTATCCTGTTGCTGGGCATATTCAAGACCTTCCTTTGCCTTGTTAAACCAGACCGCAAAGCTTGTAGATACCGCTAAAATCAAGCTTATTAGCACCTTCCACATACTATGTGTTTAATATAAGGGCTTTGAGAATGCTTAGCAATAGAAATTTTTTATGACAGGTATAAGCATGTCTTATATAAGAGGATAATTAAAACTGTAAAAGTCACTAACAGGCATAAAATATAAGTCTTATGGAAAGAGTAAGAAACTTCTCCATAATAGCCCATGTGGACCACGGAAAGTCTACCCTTGCGGACAGGCTCTTAGAGTTCACCGGCTCTGTCTCAAGGAGGGAGATGAAGGAGCAAATGCTTGATACCCTTGAGATTGAGAGGGAGAGGGGCATAACCATAAAACTACAGGCGGTAAGGATGTTCTACAGGGCAAAGGACGGAAACCTCTATACGCTACACCTCATAGACACTCCCGGGCATGTGGACTTTTCCTACGAGGTCTCAAGGGCTCTCGCTGCCTGTGAAGGAGCTCTGCTCCTTGTGGATGCCACGCAGGGCATAGAGGCTCAAACGGTTGCCAACTTCTGGAAGGCAGTGGAGCAGGACCTTACCATAATTCCCGTTATAAACAAAATAGACCTACCGGCCGCAGACCCGGAAAGGGTAAAAAGACAGATAGAGGATATACTTGGTCTTCCTTCAGAAGAGGTAATACTTGCTTCTGCAAAAGAAGGCATAGGTATTGAGGAGATACTGGAGGCAATCGTAAAGAGAATACCACCACCCGAGGGAAACCCTCAGAAGCCTCTCAAGGCGCTTATTTTTGACTCCTACTACGACCCATACAGGGGTGCGGTTGCCTTTGTGAGGGTCTTTGACGGTGAGGTCAGGCCTGGCACGAGAATAAGGCTATTTTCCACAGGCAAAGAATTTGAAGTCACAGAGGTGGGTGCACAGACTCCTAAAATGACAAAGTTTGAAAGGCTATCTGCAGGAGATGTGGGATACCTGGCAGCCTCCATAAAGGACGTGAGGGATATAAGGGTTGGGGATACCATAACGGATGCAAAAAATCCAACAGGAGAACCTGTCCCCGGCTTCAGACCCGCAAAGCCTATGGTATACGCCGGCATATA from the Aquificaceae bacterium genome contains:
- the soxX gene encoding sulfur oxidation c-type cytochrome SoxX, with translation MKKALLIAGVSALLTGAVVEAQQRKAQPQKQQQPAVKQEEVIQVLKSGLSTDPRFAWKVEQDEAQKICSQYPSREAMPGPAIQKVIQVSQNEIRYPQWGLFWGDWKEGKKIVDNPRGGRFASYGFSDSPTDRGGNCYACHLIEKGVPGGTMGPNLYQYGKRWNITKENMNSPEAIQNLKIVYNIVYDSWSAFPCSSMPRFGRNGALSPEDVMNIVTFLLHPDSPVNK
- the soxA gene encoding sulfur oxidation c-type cytochrome SoxA encodes the protein MRKKLLLAIFTAGAVAGGLLSTKAFAQVEGELSPEEEMRLVQEFNRMLAEGINPGEVWYEVGKDAIKKYNLDKCDLGLGPGVFKGAAAQLPRYFADAGKVMDLETRVGWCLQKHAGMTQEQVLKFVRQCWGKTGNCVSEYDGIIMYLTMESNGQKINVNLKDPRVKKMYDIGKQVYYARLGPWDFNCATCHAGKQEVRIRATRLWSADRPGEAGQAVSIFPKYLVRWGLPMTMHYRYAECIRQMRWPEFIPHSDLAVALSTYLYGTANGTEIKAPGIGR
- the soxZ gene encoding thiosulfate oxidation carrier complex protein SoxZ, whose product is MAIGAGILRVPKEAKKGEIVRVQMVITHPMSPPRKDPQTGQEIPPHTLTKLDLLFNDKLVSTINMGAGVSANPFIALTLKADESGVVKIVYEDNKGGKWERTADIKVS
- the soxY gene encoding thiosulfate oxidation carrier protein SoxY; translation: MDRRKFLALSAVAVMGLTLVPAVQPAFASTPKLEEELQKRLGVKLAQIKEVADIKLTAPTIAESGANVPITVESTIPVDRVERLWVFVDKNPVPWIADVTFTPMNGQVFFSTRIKMGETSNVRAILKLKDGSYVMATKEVKVTAGGCG
- a CDS encoding thioredoxin fold domain-containing protein, which codes for MILAVSTSFAVWFNKAKEGLEYAQQQDKLVAFYFYSNYCPYCAQMEEFVLNQEDVQKKLENFVVISLNISSDEGSRWARKLGAPGVPTIVFYDPKQDKTLGALFGNRPRGDILNFIQGICKRHNIKAC
- the lepA gene encoding translation elongation factor 4, which codes for MERVRNFSIIAHVDHGKSTLADRLLEFTGSVSRREMKEQMLDTLEIERERGITIKLQAVRMFYRAKDGNLYTLHLIDTPGHVDFSYEVSRALAACEGALLLVDATQGIEAQTVANFWKAVEQDLTIIPVINKIDLPAADPERVKRQIEDILGLPSEEVILASAKEGIGIEEILEAIVKRIPPPEGNPQKPLKALIFDSYYDPYRGAVAFVRVFDGEVRPGTRIRLFSTGKEFEVTEVGAQTPKMTKFERLSAGDVGYLAASIKDVRDIRVGDTITDAKNPTGEPVPGFRPAKPMVYAGIYPSEGYTYEELRDALEKYAINDAAVQFEPETSPALGLGFRVGFLGLLHMEIVQERLEREYGVSIVTTAPSVVYRVRFKNGEVKEIRNPSELPENWGVIEALEEPFVLLTIITPKDYVGSIMNLCQEKRGIQKKFLYLDPNTVMLEYEMPLSEVIMDFHDKIKGVSKGYASYDYEFLGFREEDLVRLNIFINNDPVDALSFIVHRDKAYRRARQLVEKLRDVIPRQLFEVKVQAGIGTKIIASERIPPLRANVTAKCYGGDITRKKKLLEKQKEGKKRLKQFGKVELPQEAFLTVLKVD